TCGCCCTTTACCCGTTGGTTTCGCGCACGCGCCCGCCCCATTGAAAAATGTCGCGGCGGCCGGCACGTGAGCGGTCCGACTCGCGCCTGTGTCCGCGCAGGCATTCACGGAACTCCACATCATGGCCCGCCAGAAACCGCTGAACCTGTACCGCAACATCGGCATCATCGCCCATATCGACGCCGGCAAGACCACCACCACCGAGCGCGTGCTCTATTACACCGGCAAGAAGCACCAGATCGTCGACGTGCACGACACCAAGGACGGCAAGGGCTCGACCACCACCGACTATCTGGAGCAGGAGCGCAAGCGCGGCATCACCATCCAGTCGGCCGCCGTGTCGACCGAGTGGAAGGGCCACCAGATCAACGTGATCGACACCCCCGGGCACGTGGACTTCACCATCGAGGTGAACCGTTCGCTGCGCGTGCTGGACGGCGCCGTGGTGGTGTTCGACGGCGTGGCCGGCGTGGAACCGCAGACCGAGACCAACTGGCGCCTGGCCGACCAGTACAACGTGCCGCGCATGTGCTACATCAACAAGATGGACCGCATCGGCGCCAGCTTCGCGCATTGCGTGAAGGGCATCCGCGAGCGCCTGGGCGCCAACGCGCTGCTGTGCCAAGTGCCGCTGGGCAGCCATGACGACTTCATGGGCATGGTCGACCTGATCGCGGGCGTCGGTTACATCTGGCTGGGCGACGACAAGGACAGCAAGTGGGAAACCATTCCGCTGGACGAAGTCGCCGCGCACCCGCGCGTGCAGGCCCTGAGCAACGCCGCCGACAAGCAGTGGGTGGCCGACCTGGCCAAGCTGCGCGAGCAGAGCATCGAGAGCGCGGTCGAAGCCGACGACGAAGTGATGGACGCCTACCTGTCCACCGGCGAGACCCCCTCGCTGGAAACGCTGAAGAAGTGCATCCGCAAGGGCTGCGTGGCCGGCAATATCGTGCCGGTGTTCTGCGGCTCGTCCTACCGCAACAAGGGCGTGCAGCAGCTGCTCGACGGCGTGATCGACTACATGCCGTACCCGGGCGAGAACGGCGGCATCTCGATGGTGGACGAAGACGGCAACGTGATCGGCGAGCAGATCGTCACCGACGACGCACCGGTGCGCGCACTGGCGTTCAAGGTGATCAACGACCAGTTCGGCACGCTCACCTTCACCCGCATCTACTCCGGCGTGATCAAGAAGGGCGACACCCTGCTCAACGTCACCCGCGACAAGAAGGAGCGCATCGGCCGCATCGTGGAAGTGCAGGCCAATGCCACCAAGGAAATCGACGAAGTCCGCGCGGGCGACATCTGCGCCTTCGTGTCGCTGAAGGAAACCGAGACCGGTGACTCGCTGACCGACCAGGCCCATCCGGTGCTGCTGGAGCGCATGCGCTTCCCCGACCCGGTGATCAGCGTGTCGGTGGAGCCGAAGAGCCGCAACGACATCGACAAGATGTCCACCGCGCTCTACAAGATGGTGAAGGCCGACCCGTCGCTGAAGATGGAAGTGGACAAGGAAACCGGGCAGACCGTGCTGAAGGGCATGGGCGAACTGCACCTGGAAATCACCATCGACCGCATGAAGACCGAGCTGGGCGTGGAAGCCAACATGGGCAAGCCCAAGGTCAGCTTCCGCGAAGCCTTCGGCAAGACGGTCGAGCACACCTACACCCACAAGAAGCAGTCCGGCGGGTCGGGCCAGTTCGCCGAAGTGAAGATGATCTTCGAGCCGGGCGAGTCGGGTTCGGGCGTGGTCTTCTCCGACGAGATCGTCGGCGGCCGCGTGCCGCGCGAATACATCCCGGCGGTCGAGCACGCGATCCGCACCGAGGCGCTGCAGGGCCAGGTGGCCGGTTACGAAGTGCTGGACTTCAAGGCACGCCTGGTGGACGGCAAGTTCCATGACGTCGACTCCTCGGCACTGGCCTTCGAAATCGCCGGCCGCGCCTGCTTCCGCGAAGCCCAGCGCATGTCGAACGCCAAGCTGCTCGAGCCGGTCATGAGCCTGGAAGTGGTAACCGAAGCCGACTACCTCGGCGACGTCATCGGCGACATCAACCGTCGTCGTGGCTCGGTCAGCGAACAGGGCCACCGTGGCGCGCAGGCCTACGTGCAGGGCTTCGTGCCGCTGTCGGAAATGTTCGGCTACATCAACTTCCTGCGTTCGGCCACCAGCGGCCGCGGCAACTTCACGATGATCTTCGATCATTACGAGGAAGTGCCGTCGCACCTGGTCGAGAAGCTTATGGAGAAGGAGGCGAAGTAAGCCTTCGCTCTTCCTGTTCCACAAAAAGCCCGGGGCACCACCCCGGGCTTTTTGCTTGCCGCCGCCGCAACCATCTGGCATTCCGCCGGTCGGTCGCATCAATCCCTCCCCTTCCCTGCTAGCGTTCGCGCATGAACACCCCCACCGACCTACCCGACCTGCACTCGACGCTGCGGGACAACGGCTTCGCCTTTGTCGACGCCGATGCCATGCGCAACGCACTCGACGCGATTTCGCTGGACGACTGGCCCGCCTTCGCGGCCAGCTGGAACGACCTCGGTGACGACACCTATCTCGCTGCCCGCGGTCGTCATCGCCGACGCCGGCACGCAGTGTTCGCCGCGGCTGCCGACGGCACGATCCGTCGCCAGCCGCACCAGCCGCATTACCAGAGCCTGACCTACAACCGCCTGCAAGGCGACATCGAACGCTGGTTCGCGCCGGTGGAGCCCGCCATCACGGACAGCCGCAGCCTGCAGCGCGTCCTGGCGTTCTGTCGCGAAAGCTTCGGCCCGCTGTCGCCCGACGCCCGCAACTGGCACATCGAAGTCCACCAGTTCCGCATCGAGGCCCGCGCGGACGAGGCCGGCGAACCCACGCCCGAAGGGGTCCATCGCGACGGTGTCGATTACGTGCTGGTGCTGCTGGTCGACCGGGTCAACATCGAACGCGGCACCACCACCATCCATGCGCCGGACGGACGGGAGCTGGGGCAGTTCACCCTCACCCATGCATTCGACGCCGCGCTGGTGGACGATCACCGCGTGTTCCACGGCGTCACCGCCGTGGTGCCGAAGGATCCGCTCCAGCCCGCCTACCGCGACGTGCTGGTGGTGACGTTCAAGGCGGCCTGAGCCGCTGCCCGGCCCCGCTGCCGATCCACGCTACAATAAGCGGTTCGCATACCACCGAAACGCCCATGTCCACCCACCTCGACGAAACCCGCCGCCGCCGCACGTTCGCCATCGTCAGCCACCCCGACGCCGGCAAGACCACGCTGACGGAAAAGCTGCTGCTGTTCGGCGGCGCGATCCAGATGGCCGGCTCGGTGAAGGGCCGCAAGGCGGCGCGGCATGCCACTTCGGACTGGATGGCGCTGGAAAAGGAGCGCGGCATTTCGGTGACGTCGTCGGTGATGCAGTTCCCCTACGAGGGAACCATCGTCAACCTGCTCGACACCCCAGGCCACGCCGACTTCTCCGAGGACACCTACCGCGTGCTCACCGCGGTCGACTCCGCGTTGATGGTGATCGACTGCGCCAAGGGCGTGGAGGAACGCACCATCAAGCTGATGGAGGTGTGCCGCCTGCGCGACACGCCGATCATGACCTTCATCAACAAGCTGGACCGCGAGGGCAAGTCGCCGATCGAGCTGCTCGACGAGGTGGAGTCGGTGCTGGGCATCGCCTGTGCCCCGCTGACCTGGCCGATCGGCATGGGCAAGCGGCTGAAGGGCGTGTACCACCTGCTGCTGGACGAGGTGCACATCTTCGAGCCGGGCAAGAACTTCACCCGGCAGGACTCGACCATCTTCAAGGGGCTGGACGCTCCCGGGCTGGAGGCCGCGGTCGGCGCCGAGGCCATGACCGAACTGCGCGAGGAACTGGAGCTGGTACAGGGTGCCGCGCCGTCATTCGACCTGGACGACTACCTGGCCGGCAAGCTGACCCCGGTGTTCTTCGGCTCGGCGGTCAACAACTTCGGCGTGCAGCTGCTGCTGGACTTCTTCGTCAAGCACGCGCCCGCACCGCGGTCGCGCACCACCACCAGTCGCGAAGTACAGCCCGGCGAGGAAAAGCTCACCGGCTTCGTGTTCAAGATCCAGGCGAACATGGACCCGGCCCACCGCGACCGTGTGGCCTTCATGCGCGTGTGCTCGGGCACCTATACCGCCGGCATGAAGATGATCCAGACGCGCACCGGCAAGGAAGTGCGCATCGCCAATGCGCTGACCTTCATGGCCAGCGACCGCGAGATCGTGGAAAGCGCCTATCCCGGCGACGTGATCGGCCTGCACAACCACGGCACCATCTCGATCGGCGATACCTTCTCCGAAGGCGAGGCGATCTCGTTCACCGGCATTCCCAACTTCGCGCCGGAACTGTTCCGCCGTGCGCGGCTGCGCGACCCGCTGAAGATGAAGGCGCTGCAGAAAGGCCTGGCGCAGCTTTCCGAAGAAGGCGCGACGCAGTTCTTCCGTCCGCTGATGTCGAACGACCTGGTGCTGGGTGCGGTTGGCGTGCTGCAGTTCGACGTGGTCGCCTACCGCCTCAAGGACGAGTACGGGGTCGACGCGACGTTCGAGCCCGTCAGCGTGGCCACCGCCCGCTGGATCCATTGCGACGATGCGAAGAAGCTCGAGGAATTCCGCGAGAAGAACGCGCTGAACCTGGCCATCGATGCCGCCGGCGAGCTGGTCTACCTGGCACCGTCGCGGGTCAACCTGCAACTGGCGCAGGAGCGCTGGCCGCAGGTGCGCTTCTCGGCGACCCGCGAGCACGCAAGCGCAACCGAGATCTGAGACACAGCATCGCCATTCGGCGGGTGGTAATCGCTTCCTGCGGCTACCCACCACGCCGAACGGCGGTTAAGCTGCCTGCTGCCGCGGCGACCGCCGCCCCTGTGGCGACGGCCTTGCGTGGCGTTCCATCCAGGCACAGGTTGCAGGCATGAACGGTTCGAGCAGCGCGAGACCCCGTCGATATTCCTGGCTTGCCCACCAGCCGATGCAGCACAAGATGCTGCTCGCAATCGGCCTGCTACTCGGCCTGTTCATGCTGGACAGCACCGTCACCCTGCATTCGCTGAACCAGGAAAGCTACAGCCGTCACTGGACCCAGCATACCTACCGGGTACTGCTGGAACTGGGCCAGGCGCAACGCGCGGCGGAATGGAGCGAAGGCTCGGTCCGAGGCTACCTGCTGAGCCCCGAACCGAACGGGCTGAGCGAGGTGCGGCAGAGCCTGGCGCTCATCACCAGCGACCTCGCCCGCCTGCGCAGCCTCACCTCGGACAACGCGCTGCAACAGACCCGCCTGGACCATATCGACACGATTGCCTCCGAATGGCGCCAAAGCGTGCAGCAGCAGGTGATCGACCCGATCAGCCGGCTCAGCGTGACCGCCGCGACCCGTTCGCAGGTGCTGGCGCCGATCCAGGATGCTTTCTGGGCCAGCAGCAACACACGTATCGGCAACCTTTCCAGCGACCTGGAGCAGATGGCCGCCACCGAGCATGCCCTGCTGGCAAAGCGTGATGCACAGCTGGACGACAACTTCAGATTCACGCAGCTGGCCAACGGGGTGTTCGCCGTGCTCGGGCTGCTGCTGGGGCTGGCGGTGCTGTCGATGACCGCCAGCATGATCACGCGGCCGCTGCGCCGGATCACTGACCTGATGAACCGGCTGACCCGGCAGGAACGGGACGTCCAGATCCGTGGTGTCGAACGGCGCGACGAGATCGGCGAGATCGCGCGTGCACTCGAAGTGTTCAAGCAGATGGTGATTCAGACCCATGACCGGGTCTGGCTCAAGGGGCGCATCGCGGAAATCGCCCACAACCTGCAGGAAACCACCACGCACCGCGACTTCGGCACGACCCTGACCGCCAAGCTCGGCCCGCTGCTGCAAGCCGGCGTGGGGCTGTTCTACAGCTACGACGAAAACTCGCAGCGACTCGATCTGCTGGGCAGCTACGGCCTGCGGCTGGGCAGCCCGGCATCGCCCAACTACGTGCCGGGCGAGGGCCTGGTGGGACAATGCGCGCAGAGCAGGCAGCTGATCGAACTGGACGAGGTGCCACCGGACTACGTCGCGATCGATTCCGGCAGCGGCCACGCCAGACCCGGGCACATCACCATTCTGCCGGTACTGCTGCGCGACCATCTGCTGGGCGTGTTCGAAGTGGCCGGCTTCCACAAGCTGACTCCGCTGCAGCGTGAAATGCTCGACGAACTGCTGCCGACGGTGGCCCTGACCCTGGAGAACCTCAACCGCGCAGTCACCACGCAGGACTTGCTGGAACAGTCCCGCGAGCAGGCCAACGAACTCCGCCTGTCCGGCGTGACCCTGCGCCAGCAGCAGGACGCGCTGCGGACGGTCAACGACAACCTGCATCACAAGACGCTGGAACTGGAAGAGCAGTCGCAGCGCCTGCTTGCTTCGGAAGAGGAGCTGCGGGTGCAGGCGGAGGAGCTGCAGGAATCCAACGACGAGCTGCGCGAAAAGAGCCAGGCGCTGCACGAACAGACCCGTACCCTGCAGGTGCTGCAGCAGGAAACCGAGCAGAAGGCGCAGGAACTGGCCCAGGCCAGCCGCTACAAGAGCGAGTTCCTGGCCAACATGTCGCACGAATTGCGCACCCCGCTGAACAGCCTGCTGATCCTGTCGCACAGCCTGGCCGAAAACCGCGAAGGCAACCTCGATGCCGAACAGGTGGAGTCGGCGCAGATCATCCATGGCGCCGGCAGCAGCCTGCTCAAGTTGATCAACGACATCCTCGACCTGTCCAAGATCGAGGCCGGCAAGATGGAACTGGTACTGGAAGACCTGCCGCTGACGCAGTTCACGCGACGCCTGCGCCGCACCTTCGAGCACGTCGCGCGCGAGCGCAGCCTGAACTTCACGGTGTCGCTGGACGAAAGCCTGCCGGAATCCATCCATACCGACCCCACGCGATTGGAACAGGTGATCAACAACCTGCTGTCCAATGCGTTCAAGTTCACCGCGGAAGGCTCGGTGCAGGTGGCCATTGGTCGCCCGACCGAAGGCCAGGAGATCCCCGCTGCACTGGCCGACAAACCGCTGCTGGCGATACGCGTGCGCGACACCGGCATCGGCATCCCGCAGGACAAGCAGGCCCGTGTGTTCAACGCCTTCGAGCAGGTCGATGCCAGCACCAGCCGCCAGTACGGTGGCACCGGCCTGGGCCTGTCGATCTGCCGGCAGATGTGCGCGCTGCTGGGTGGCGAACTGCACCTGCGCAGCCAGCCCGGCGAAGGCAGCGAGTTCACCGTGCTGTTGCCCGAGCGCATCGAGGCACCGGCCGCAACCGCAACGACGACGGACCGCGAGACACCCGCGCCGCTGGCCACGCCGGCCCTGCAGACACCGCTATCCAACGGCATTCCGGACGACCGCGAGCGCCTCGCCGCAGGCGACGAGCCGATCCTGATCGTGGAAGACGACCTGGCCTTCGCGCGCATCCTGGCCGGCATGGTCCGCGACAAGGGCTACAAGGTGCTGCATGCCGCCGACGGCGAGAGCGGATTCGGGCTGGCCCGACGCTACCGTCCGCTGGGCATCCTGCTCGACGTGATGCTGCCGGGCATGGACGGCTGGGCCGTGATCGAGCGCCTCAAGGAAGACCCCGCCACCCAGCACATCCCGGTGCATTTCCTTTCCGCCACCGGCGAGGTCTCACGCGGACTCGAGCTGGGCGCGGTCGGCTTCCTGACCAAACCGGTGAGCCGCGAGGCCATCGAGGAAGCCTTCGAGCGACTGCAGCACTTCGCCGCCGGACGCACCCGTCGCCTGCTGGTGGTGGAAGACGACGGCGGTGCCCGCCAGGTGGTGCGCAACCTGTTGCGGCACGACCAGGTGGAGATCGACGAAGCCGGCACGGCGGAACAGGCGCTGGAGATGATCGCGAGCACCGGCTACGACTGCATGGTGCTCGACCTCGGCCTGCCGGGGCTGTCCGGCCTGGAACTGCTGGAACGACTGGCGCAGCGCGGCAACGTGCCGCCGGTGGTCATCTATTCCGGCCGTGAGCTGAGTCACGAGGAAAACCTGCGGCTGCGCCAGTACACCGACAGTATCGTGATCAAGGGGGCCCGTTCGCCTGACCGGCTGCTCGACGAAGTCAGCCTGTTCCTGCACAGCATTCGCCGTCCCGGTGGTGCCCCGGCCGCACCGGAAGGCGATCCGGCCACCGACGGCGAACTGCAGGGTCGCCGCGTGCTGCTGGTGGACGACGACATGCGCAACCTGTTCGCGCTGTCCAAGGTGCTGCGTAGCTGGGGTCTGCAGGTGGCGATGGCGCAGGACGGCTACAAGGCGCTGCAGGCTCTTGACCAGGAACCTCTGCCCGAGCTGGTGCTGATGGACATCATGATGCCCGGCATGGACGGTTTCGAAGCGATCCGCGCGATCCGCGAACAGCCGCGCCTCGCCGCGCTGCCGGTTATCGCGCTCACCGCCAAGGCCATGCGCGGCGACCGCGAGCAATGCCTCGAGGCGGGTGCCAACGACTACCTGTCCAAACCGGTCGACCTGGACAAGCTGGCTTCGATGATCCGCGTGTGGCTGCGCGGCTCGACCCCGGCATGATGCGCGACATCGCCGCCATCGAGCGCGAGGTCATCGAAGTCGACTTGTTCGTGCGCGCCCTGCAACGGGCCTACGACTACGACTTCGGCCAGTATGCACCCGCGTCCCTGCAGCGCCGGATACGCCAGCTTGCGGTACAGCTGGAATGCCCCAGCATCAGCGCACTGACCGCGCGTGCGCTGCACGAGCCCGAGCTGCTGCCGCGCCTGCTGGAAGGGCTGACGGTGCCGGTATCGGAAATGTTCCGCGACCCGGCCGTATTCCGCGCACTGCGCGAGCAGGTACTGCCGGTGCTGGCCTCGTATCCGCACATCAACATCTGGCAGGCCGGCTGCGCCCGCGGCGAGGAAGCCTATTCGCTGGCGATCCTGCTGGAAGAAGCGGGACTGTACGAACGCAGCCGTATCTACGCCACCGATCTCAGCGCCGACGCGCTGCGACGTGCCGAGGAAGGCATCTACTCGATGCAGGAAGCGCAGCAGTGGTCGCGCAATTACCAGGCGTCCGGCGGCACCCATTCGCTGGCCGACTACTATCGTGCCCGTTATGGCCTGCTGAAGCTTGACCAGCGATTGCGCCGCAACATCACGTTTGCCCAGCACAACCTGGTTTCGGACAAGGTGTTCTGCGAAGCGCACCTGGTGATGTGCCGCAACGTGCTGATCTATTTTTCCAACCCGCTGCAGAACCGCTGCCTGGGGCTGTTCCGCGATTCGCTGGTGCGCGGCGGCTTTCTCTGCCTCGGGCTGCGCGAGAGCATCGACTACGCCAGCAATGCCGCACACTTCGTCGCACTTGATCCGCGCTTGCGCCTTTATCGACTGACGGGCCTACCGACTGCCACAGGCCTCGCCCGATGAAGCAACCGCAGGCCATCGTCATCGGCTGCTCGTCCGGCGGGCTGGACGCGCTGCGGACCGTACTTGCCGGCCTCGACCCCGATCTGCCGCAGGCCGTGCTGGTGTGCTGCCATACCGGCTCGGAAACGGTGGAACTACTGTGCGGCCTGCTCGGCCGCGTCTCGACACTACCGGTCATCGAGGCGGAGGAGCGGCATGCCGTGCTGGGCGGCACCGTGCAGCTCGCACCCAGCGGCTACCACCTGCTGATCGAGCGCGACCGCCACTTCGCACTTTCCGCCGACCCGAGGGTCAACCACTCCCGGCCGTCGATCGACGTACTGCTCGCCTCCGCCAGTGCGGTATGGGGCGAGTCGCTGATCGGGGTCGTCATGACCGGCGCCAATGCCGACGGCGCCGACGGCCTGCGCCGGATGCGCGAGGCCGGCGGCATCGCCATCGTGCAGTCACCGGCCGACGCGGAGGTGTCCGCCATGCCACAGGCCGCGCTCGACCAGGCCGGCGCCGACTACTGCGTCGAACTTCACGCCATCGCTCCACTGCTCAACCGACTCTGCCTATCATGAATCCTGCACGCCCCAAGATCCTGGTCGTCGACGACACCCGCGCAAACCTGGTCGCCATGCATCACCTGCTGGCCGATTCGGGTGCCGAACTGGTCGAGGCCAACAGCGGCAACGAAGCACTGGCACTGTGCCTGGACCACCACTTCGCACTGATCCTGCTCGACGTGAACATGCCGGACATGGACGGCTTCGAAGTCGCCAGCCTGCTCGGCGAGGCCGAACAACTCAAGGACACGCCGATCATCTTCGTCACCGCCGCATATGCCGACGACCTCAACAAGCTCAAGGGATACCACTCCGGCGCGGTGGACTACATCGCCAAACCCATCAACGATGCCATCCTGCGCTCGAAGGTCCGTGTATTCCTGGACCTGTACAACGCACGCATGCAGCTCGAACAGGCCATGGGCGAACTGGCCGAACGCAACCGCCAGCTGAAAGTGGAGATCGACGAGCGCGAGCGGATCGAGGCACAGGTGCGCCATCAGGCGACGCACGACATGCTGACCGGGCTGCCCAACCGGGTGCTGTTCCACGAACGGCTATCCACGGCGCTGGACACGTGCCGTGACTCGGCAGACCGGTTCGCCCTGGCCCTGCTCGACATCGACGGCTTCAAGGGCGTCAACGACACCTGGGGGCATCCGGCAGGCGACGCGCTGCTGAAAGCCATCGCCGGACGCCTTCGCTCACATGTGCGCGAACACGACACCATCGCACGACTGGGTGGCGACGAGTTCGCACTGGTCGTGGCCGAGATCGGCGACGAAGCGGCCCTGCTGGCACGCTGCCAGGAACTGTGCGGCATGCTCGGACGCCCCTACGCCCTGCAGGGTCCGCACGGCGCCTTCCTGGCGCATGTCAGCGCCAGCATCGGCATTGCCGTGAGCGACAACGAGTGCGACGACGAACAGTTGATCCAGGCGGCAGACCGTGCCTTGTACAAGGCCAAGGCCGACGGCAAGAACCGCTGCGTGCTGGGACCGCCGGATGCCGGCTGAAACAACCCAGTCACAGCCTCGCTATTGATCGCGCAGGGCATGTGTGAGCCTAGCGGGATGACAACCGTCACTATGGCCGACGTGCCGCGTCGGTCAGACTGAAAGCCGTCCACCGCATGGAGCCGCGCATCATGTCTACCGGAATGCCCACCTCAGTCGCCTTCGTCACGCCGGCATCGGCACCTGCCTGGAAACGCTGGCTGCTGTATTCGCCGCTGGCCCGCATGCTGATTTTCGCGGTGCTGTTCGTGGCCGG
This window of the Dyella sp. A6 genome carries:
- the fusA gene encoding elongation factor G, yielding MARQKPLNLYRNIGIIAHIDAGKTTTTERVLYYTGKKHQIVDVHDTKDGKGSTTTDYLEQERKRGITIQSAAVSTEWKGHQINVIDTPGHVDFTIEVNRSLRVLDGAVVVFDGVAGVEPQTETNWRLADQYNVPRMCYINKMDRIGASFAHCVKGIRERLGANALLCQVPLGSHDDFMGMVDLIAGVGYIWLGDDKDSKWETIPLDEVAAHPRVQALSNAADKQWVADLAKLREQSIESAVEADDEVMDAYLSTGETPSLETLKKCIRKGCVAGNIVPVFCGSSYRNKGVQQLLDGVIDYMPYPGENGGISMVDEDGNVIGEQIVTDDAPVRALAFKVINDQFGTLTFTRIYSGVIKKGDTLLNVTRDKKERIGRIVEVQANATKEIDEVRAGDICAFVSLKETETGDSLTDQAHPVLLERMRFPDPVISVSVEPKSRNDIDKMSTALYKMVKADPSLKMEVDKETGQTVLKGMGELHLEITIDRMKTELGVEANMGKPKVSFREAFGKTVEHTYTHKKQSGGSGQFAEVKMIFEPGESGSGVVFSDEIVGGRVPREYIPAVEHAIRTEALQGQVAGYEVLDFKARLVDGKFHDVDSSALAFEIAGRACFREAQRMSNAKLLEPVMSLEVVTEADYLGDVIGDINRRRGSVSEQGHRGAQAYVQGFVPLSEMFGYINFLRSATSGRGNFTMIFDHYEEVPSHLVEKLMEKEAK
- a CDS encoding CheR family methyltransferase, with the translated sequence MRDIAAIEREVIEVDLFVRALQRAYDYDFGQYAPASLQRRIRQLAVQLECPSISALTARALHEPELLPRLLEGLTVPVSEMFRDPAVFRALREQVLPVLASYPHINIWQAGCARGEEAYSLAILLEEAGLYERSRIYATDLSADALRRAEEGIYSMQEAQQWSRNYQASGGTHSLADYYRARYGLLKLDQRLRRNITFAQHNLVSDKVFCEAHLVMCRNVLIYFSNPLQNRCLGLFRDSLVRGGFLCLGLRESIDYASNAAHFVALDPRLRLYRLTGLPTATGLAR
- a CDS encoding 2OG-Fe dioxygenase family protein; this encodes MNTPTDLPDLHSTLRDNGFAFVDADAMRNALDAISLDDWPAFAASWNDLGDDTYLAARGRHRRRRHAVFAAAADGTIRRQPHQPHYQSLTYNRLQGDIERWFAPVEPAITDSRSLQRVLAFCRESFGPLSPDARNWHIEVHQFRIEARADEAGEPTPEGVHRDGVDYVLVLLVDRVNIERGTTTIHAPDGRELGQFTLTHAFDAALVDDHRVFHGVTAVVPKDPLQPAYRDVLVVTFKAA
- a CDS encoding chemotaxis protein CheB, with the protein product MKQPQAIVIGCSSGGLDALRTVLAGLDPDLPQAVLVCCHTGSETVELLCGLLGRVSTLPVIEAEERHAVLGGTVQLAPSGYHLLIERDRHFALSADPRVNHSRPSIDVLLASASAVWGESLIGVVMTGANADGADGLRRMREAGGIAIVQSPADAEVSAMPQAALDQAGADYCVELHAIAPLLNRLCLS
- a CDS encoding peptide chain release factor 3, yielding MSTHLDETRRRRTFAIVSHPDAGKTTLTEKLLLFGGAIQMAGSVKGRKAARHATSDWMALEKERGISVTSSVMQFPYEGTIVNLLDTPGHADFSEDTYRVLTAVDSALMVIDCAKGVEERTIKLMEVCRLRDTPIMTFINKLDREGKSPIELLDEVESVLGIACAPLTWPIGMGKRLKGVYHLLLDEVHIFEPGKNFTRQDSTIFKGLDAPGLEAAVGAEAMTELREELELVQGAAPSFDLDDYLAGKLTPVFFGSAVNNFGVQLLLDFFVKHAPAPRSRTTTSREVQPGEEKLTGFVFKIQANMDPAHRDRVAFMRVCSGTYTAGMKMIQTRTGKEVRIANALTFMASDREIVESAYPGDVIGLHNHGTISIGDTFSEGEAISFTGIPNFAPELFRRARLRDPLKMKALQKGLAQLSEEGATQFFRPLMSNDLVLGAVGVLQFDVVAYRLKDEYGVDATFEPVSVATARWIHCDDAKKLEEFREKNALNLAIDAAGELVYLAPSRVNLQLAQERWPQVRFSATREHASATEI
- a CDS encoding diguanylate cyclase domain-containing protein; translated protein: MNPARPKILVVDDTRANLVAMHHLLADSGAELVEANSGNEALALCLDHHFALILLDVNMPDMDGFEVASLLGEAEQLKDTPIIFVTAAYADDLNKLKGYHSGAVDYIAKPINDAILRSKVRVFLDLYNARMQLEQAMGELAERNRQLKVEIDERERIEAQVRHQATHDMLTGLPNRVLFHERLSTALDTCRDSADRFALALLDIDGFKGVNDTWGHPAGDALLKAIAGRLRSHVREHDTIARLGGDEFALVVAEIGDEAALLARCQELCGMLGRPYALQGPHGAFLAHVSASIGIAVSDNECDDEQLIQAADRALYKAKADGKNRCVLGPPDAG
- a CDS encoding response regulator encodes the protein MLLAIGLLLGLFMLDSTVTLHSLNQESYSRHWTQHTYRVLLELGQAQRAAEWSEGSVRGYLLSPEPNGLSEVRQSLALITSDLARLRSLTSDNALQQTRLDHIDTIASEWRQSVQQQVIDPISRLSVTAATRSQVLAPIQDAFWASSNTRIGNLSSDLEQMAATEHALLAKRDAQLDDNFRFTQLANGVFAVLGLLLGLAVLSMTASMITRPLRRITDLMNRLTRQERDVQIRGVERRDEIGEIARALEVFKQMVIQTHDRVWLKGRIAEIAHNLQETTTHRDFGTTLTAKLGPLLQAGVGLFYSYDENSQRLDLLGSYGLRLGSPASPNYVPGEGLVGQCAQSRQLIELDEVPPDYVAIDSGSGHARPGHITILPVLLRDHLLGVFEVAGFHKLTPLQREMLDELLPTVALTLENLNRAVTTQDLLEQSREQANELRLSGVTLRQQQDALRTVNDNLHHKTLELEEQSQRLLASEEELRVQAEELQESNDELREKSQALHEQTRTLQVLQQETEQKAQELAQASRYKSEFLANMSHELRTPLNSLLILSHSLAENREGNLDAEQVESAQIIHGAGSSLLKLINDILDLSKIEAGKMELVLEDLPLTQFTRRLRRTFEHVARERSLNFTVSLDESLPESIHTDPTRLEQVINNLLSNAFKFTAEGSVQVAIGRPTEGQEIPAALADKPLLAIRVRDTGIGIPQDKQARVFNAFEQVDASTSRQYGGTGLGLSICRQMCALLGGELHLRSQPGEGSEFTVLLPERIEAPAATATTTDRETPAPLATPALQTPLSNGIPDDRERLAAGDEPILIVEDDLAFARILAGMVRDKGYKVLHAADGESGFGLARRYRPLGILLDVMLPGMDGWAVIERLKEDPATQHIPVHFLSATGEVSRGLELGAVGFLTKPVSREAIEEAFERLQHFAAGRTRRLLVVEDDGGARQVVRNLLRHDQVEIDEAGTAEQALEMIASTGYDCMVLDLGLPGLSGLELLERLAQRGNVPPVVIYSGRELSHEENLRLRQYTDSIVIKGARSPDRLLDEVSLFLHSIRRPGGAPAAPEGDPATDGELQGRRVLLVDDDMRNLFALSKVLRSWGLQVAMAQDGYKALQALDQEPLPELVLMDIMMPGMDGFEAIRAIREQPRLAALPVIALTAKAMRGDREQCLEAGANDYLSKPVDLDKLASMIRVWLRGSTPA